tcaaacccctaCATTTAGAGACCAACAATCCACTTGAAGCACTAAATAGGTCCACTCAACAAACACTTGCCGAAAAAGATGAAGTCCTCAAGTAACTAGAGAAGACACAAGCCAACATATCCTTATAGGGCTTACTCATGGCCTCATACAAACATCGATAAAACCTAGTAGACTTGCtcaaccaaatccaagtcccaATAACCACAACCTCCTAAGATTTGAATGCTATGATTGGGTCCATAAATAGGGAACTCACTATTTCCTATTCCAACAAGGATCTAATCAGGAAGGAGAAGCACCACAATGATCCGTTGCATATCACTATGGATTCCATGGGGAAAATGATACCAATGGTTTTAATAGATGATGGAAGTGCCTTGAATGTCTGTCCTTTGAAGACTACAAGTGGCCTTCGCCTGAGCATTGAAGACTTTGTGCCTACAGATTAACATGTGAGGGCATACGACAACAGTAGAAGAGAAGTCTTGGGAACCATAACATTAGAGCTTGCCATCAGACCAATGGTCAAGAAGGTGGATTTTCAGGTCCTTAATATAGCTTCATGCTTTAATATGCTCCTTAGGCGACCATGGATCCATGACACAAAAGCTTTGCCTTCTTCCCTATATCAAAAGGCTCGGTTTCCACATGAAGGGGCTATTGTGACCATCTATAGAGATACTTTGTCTGTGCCTAAACCCGTTTATGGCATTGATTCTAAGAAGGAGCCATTGACCTTGGATGGCTTTGAGATCGAGAAGCTTGgctttgaaaagagagaagaagaagaagttgaaaagATCCCAATGGACTTTGCTCCTTATGGTAACAACAATGTCGTAGCAATGATAAGAAGGATGAACTACCTTCCTAGGATGAATCTAGGGAGAGCTTTGAAGAAACCAACCGTTCAAGACTTGGCAATTCCTACTGCCACACCACCTTTTGGGCTAGGCTATAAGCCCACTAATGATGATTTGTTAGATATGGAAATGAGAAAGATGGCCTCAGCCAAAGCCAAAGCAAAATGACTCCCTTGTCCTCTAAAACCTCTGAAGCCCTACACTCCTACACTGAATGGGAAgtttgtaaaagctggagaaagTCAACGTTATTGGGGATTCCCAGAACCAAAATTCGATCCTATAACAAAGAAAATGGTGCCCGGTTTCAAGATACTACTTGATTGTCACAATAACGCTCCAGAATTAAAGAAGGAAGATATAACTTAGGTCCCTACTAATTGGGCTGATCACATGGATCCTTTTGCCATGACTACGCTACcacatagaagaagaagaatattggAAGGCCTGCTAGCATACATTGAAGAGCCCGTATGAACTAAGAGCTAgtgatgaagatgaggaagggGGAGCAACCCTTAGTGATTATGAAGATGGAAGTGAAGACAAGAGTGATAGTAGTagtgacaacaacaacaatgataaTGGACATGGTGATGATGATAGCAGCACCAATGGTGATGACAATAGTAACGGAAGTTATGATAGCCCATACAACGGAGATGATTGGGGTGAACCCCCTAATGATAGAGAAGATGATGGCACAGACCTATTCTATGAGGAAAATGACAGTGATATGGACTACTATGATCAAGATATTAAAGATGATACTGAAACTAACAGGTGGAGCAATACTAATAGTAATCAATATAGGTTGATAAATGTGTTAGAGGATGCAAGAGAGGAAAATGCACAAGCCAACCAAATGCATCATAAAGAATATCCCTATGGGCATCTTTCAGATTGGAGTGATCTCACCAATGTCAGCTCAAGGTTTGGCCCTGGGTATGACAACCACGGAAGAGAGGTTCTAGAATTGGGGTCGTATTATGAGTCAGAACCAAGTACACTAACCTTACATACTGTAGAGGATGATGACATAGATGCCAGTTTGGCTGCCCTAAACCAAAAACTAATGGTCCACAGTCTCATAATCATGACACTTGAGAATGCTGAATATAATGAGTAGAGAATGGAAGGAAATGAGCCAGAGCATCTCCCTCAACCCATTGCTAGTTCTTTTATAGATCACCTAATAGTCTTAAcctacaaaaagaaagaaaacaaaactcaTTATACAACTTGATAATTTGTACTAgccaaacaaataaaatgagcTCCCTTTAGAAAAGCCAAAAACaattaacaattaattttttcttctttcttgtgaaTAACATGGTACAATGATATGACAACAAAATAATGGTGAAATAATTGCTACGTTCCATCAAGTACTGTGTGTAATAAGCCTAACATGTAATGATCAACTGCAAGACTTTTTCACGATTGGATAATTAAGAAGGGTAAGTCGGCAGAGCTTTTGTATTCTACATGCTAGAAACCCATAGATAGACAATCTTTGTCACCACATTAAGAACCAAAAAACGTTTCCAATTTCAAAATTCTAAATTCAAAGAAAGACCATTGAAAGTATTtgttgatttcttttgtttgtaATTCGATAGTCGcaatagagaagagagaattTAGActctaaatattttctttaaaaatactCGAAAGGTGACAACAACAATAATCTTGGCATTACGATTATAATAAATGTTCGTTAgttatcataattatcaaatttcttatttagaCAAAGAGGATTATGTCTAACTTTttcgtgcattgcacgggttactggctagtatataataattgacAAGGATCTGTAAACTAATTATAGTAATGatgataaatataataattgaaaaggTGAGTTCAGCTTCTCCTATATagtgttttctttatttcctatttTACACTGAAGACAGGCATGCTACCTATACTAAATTTGGATAGTTTTCGGAGGTGGTTATTTTTCTAGACtttttcctccctctctaacGGCAAGTATTCAATTTGCATCAAGGAGAAAATGAACAGATTTCAGGTAGCTAAGAGCTTGCCATTTAAGGCTAAGAAGTTAGGGTGATATATAGTAGTAATAATCTTATCTTATAGAATAATGGACCaaaaaaaagacatgttatAATCCTTTAGAGTTATTAGCATAATTCAATcataaagttgttaaaaatttaTCCTTCCATGGTTTCTAAAATTGATTAATTCTTAACTGGACATCAACGGTTTGATTATAACGataaactattaattaattagtgaAGGAGGAAGCATGAAAGCTAATAATAGTATAGAAGTTGAAGTGTAAAAAGGAGATTTCTTCGCAACCATGCATAAAATTAGTTAATATCAGTTGGATGGCTTTAATGGTGATGAGCTCAGGTACTGCAGTATAAATAGCTTCAAACCAAATAGGGAAACCATCATACCATACAACAAATTGTTAATAGCAGAGAAATAAAGAACAATaaatgggagagaatttgagcaTTGTAACAATTTCCTTGCTATTGTTTTTGGCATCCACCAATGCCGTGCAAGTCTTTGACATTAAATCATATGGAGGACAGCCTAATGCCGATATCACCCAGGTATAAATATGTGTAGCGCAGTTAACTATACCTAATTAACATGTAAAGCGGATTCTAGTTAACTTAACCAGTAAAgtcttttaatttcaaataaaagaacTTAGGTTCAATCTATGCTTATACTAAAAACTATTTGGTGTCTTGACCAGATGATAAAACATTAACATGAAAAATGATTGTAATAtacttattttgatttttcataatGTGTTTATTAGGCTTTGACGAAAGCTTGGACAGCTGCGTGCGCAGTAGCAGGaagtaaagttgtgatttcaaCAGGGACATACAAACTAGGTCTAGTGACTTTGTTAGGTCCATGCAAAGGTGCTATTGAGTTTAACCTTCAGGGTACCCTAGAGGCCCCATCAGACGTTGCCTCCTTCAAGGGTAAAGacttttgggtttcttttcaaCATATCGACAGTCTCACTGTGTCAGGTGGTGGAGTTTTTGATGGCAAAGGACAAACGgcatggcaaaaaaataattgtgacCAAGACTCCGACTGCAAAATGCTTCCTACCGTAAGATTTCAATCTTAATAATTAGCATTTaaatttccattatttttatgtagATATATACAGACACTACAACTTTAAGAACTTTAACCATCACGAAATACTAATTCAAGCACTTATTCATCTAATGATGTTAAGgatattatcaaattattaataatttgacGTAAGCTTTATATAGTGAGGTGTCACAactcaccaaaaaagaaaatttaaaatttatatatgagaaAGTCCATATACGGAATATGGACACAACTTTTGAGCCATGACCCTAACTTGTGCAACTGTGTGTAATGGAGAAAAAGTGGTGGTTAAAGGTGAAAGTGATAGCTCACCAATCATACTCACATATAACATCAATTTGTGACAAATTGTTCAGTctagaaagaattttttatataatattgttGAAGTAGTACCAACAACattcattgatatatatttgtaattttttttaatatggtaATTCAAAAAGGCGTCAGCATTTTgctataatatatttaaacgaaaatatttttaggacaatatttaaatgaaactaTGGCGTTCATATTTGATGTTTTGATTTATCTAACTTTTAAACATAAACAGAGTATAAGGTTCGATTTTGTCACAAATTCAATAGTCAGTGACATTCAATCGAAGGACAGCAAAGCTTTCCACATAAACGTTTACGGATGTAAGAGCTTACAAATCCAAGATGTTACCATCACTGCACCCGGAAATAGCCCTAACACCGATGGAATCCACATTGGACATTCATCTAGCATCACCATCAGCAATGCCAAAGTTGGAACAGGTGACGATTGCATCTCCATTGGTGATGGAACCCAAGGTGTTACTATTAACCAAGTAACTTGTGGACCTGGCCATGGTATCAGCGTTGGAAGTCTTGGAAAGTACGAAAATGAACAACCAGTTTCAGGAATTAGAGTAATTGGTGGCACCCTTAGCAGTACAACGAATGGTGTTAGAATCAAAACATGGCCTGCTTCCACACCTGGAACTGCTTCAGATATACATTTCGAGAATATTGTCATGAACAATGTTGCCAATCCTATCCTCATTGATCAAGGCTACTGCCCAAATGGTCAATGCTCAAGCAAGGTTATTATGAGCATCACAAATATATACACTCATTTTgatgttaaaagttaaaaaaaaataaaaataaaaataaaatcaaattacaGATACTAATATCAAATTCTTGGgtgggtttttgtttgtttgtttcgcTTTCAGTCTCCCTCGAAAGTTAAGATCAGCAATGTTAGCTTCAAGAACATTAGAGGCACTTCTTCAACAAAGGAAGCTATGAAGCTTATTTGTAGTAGCGGTGTACCATGTCAACAAGTGGTGGTTGCTGACATTGATCTCGCATACAAAGGCGCTGGAGGATCTACTACTTCCACTTGTGTTAATGTCAAGCCCGCCATTTCGGGCAAGCAGAATCCTCCTGCTTGTAccactaaacaataataaaatgtcTCCCAAGCTATTGTAACTAATGCAAAATAAGGAAATACTATTTGCAAATAGGTTATAGGAGTTCTATATTAAGTAGAATTTCATTTACTTCAGTCTATCATgttccctttttctttatttaaatgaaattgtggAATGTTGGATAGTTATTTTTAGAGTTGTTTGAGTTCAAGCTTTTACTAAAAGCTACTATGATCTGGAGTGCTATTGTAGATATTATTTGTTCTGTTACTGTAGCTGGGATATTTtggaataaaacaaaaattgttattaaactctttgtaaattttttttattcttcaccAAATAAATGCTTGTGTTCATGTCATGGTAACATTCAATTCATCTGCATGCATGTTTTTAATGCCAAATTAACTTGCTCTCATACTTTTCGACAACGGTAAGATGTAAAACTCACAAAACGGGCACCATATATTCAAATTTGTTTCTCtaaatattgtatatttttaatatagattTCTATAACAACTAAACTttaatcacttttatttttgaaaatataacacATATTATTGAAGTTGATCATACCACCAACGCAGAAATTAAGGTAGGaaataaaaccaattacataaatattttagtaaACTTACTTAATTTTCTTACTAACGCTCTATTTATTTTAGCaataatgttttctagaaaataagtcatttttcaaaaaaccttttccataaaactatctcattttcctatgtttggtagcaaccttaaatgagttggaaaacaatctcataactttccttatttagcttgctgtgagatagaattgttttccaaaaaaaaattagtggccTTAAAATAAGTTATCATTTTTATGTTGACTAAAGATCATTTTCCTATGACTCATTTAGTCTAATACTACGAAAcactataaaataagaaaaactatctttacacaatattttccatcgaaacaaacaaagcataaaatgaAGCAATTTCGGATGATTAATCTGCATAATCTAACAAATGATTAACAGGGAAATTAAATGATTTCAAGTACCTAAATGGTTTGTTGCATTAACTATTGtcttttatcaataattttgtaGTTCAATGACATAACATGCTGTCATTTATTAAGGGAATCACGGTTCAAAGCCTCCTAatattaactataaaattataaaattcaaactactacttaaaaaaaaaaaaaaaaaaaaaaaaaaaaaaaaaaaaaaaaaaaaaaaaaaaacctaaattaaaaatttttcattcaaaatgacaaatatttacatttatggttttttttttttttttttttttttttttggcgttgGTAAAAGATAATTGAGtacaaattaatcataaacTAATCAATCTAGGCCTGTGCATATAATGGTATCCCCATTGATATAATCTCTTGTACACCCtttacattttaaataatattattttaatatccaaaaaaatagtacTTCTTACGcactatttaaatattattgaaatcgattattattatatcatgtATTGTAAATATGAATGTTACGTCATTGCAAGGCAAACATAACTATTTTCTCAGCTACTACTAATGATTGTGATTGAAAATAACAAAGCTTCAATTTGCAAAACGCAATAGCAACCAATGGGCCACTTCTAACACAATATTAAGAAACGAGGCTAGATCCTTACAACAACTTAGtaataatttaatcaatttaatcaaATATTAACTGGATAGTTAAGCAATCAAGATTCAAGTTTGACATTATTCATGGAGAAACATTTTCAATGTAGTGAGGAATATACACACCCACACAAAGACTTTATTGGGCAAAAACCCAAACTGTAAAAAACACTACGAGACTAAGCCCAACTCAATAAGTCTACTATTAAAGGATGCTACAATACATTATATACTTATACGATGGTCTTGTACACGTAGCTGGTTTAGGAACCTTGGCTCCTCGCTTCGGCTAGCTATTGCAGATGCTGCTgtagacatcaaaattttatgatgtatTCACATTCGTTTGATTGATCATGATGAAATATTTGTGATCCAGTTCATTTCCATTTGATGATGTGTCAACAGCAGACAATCCACAAATGAAATCACGCCACATGGCAAGCCCATGAGTTACTACAACGCACATAGAAATGACATGTGTCCAAGCCACGTCATTTCCCACATGAGCAAAGTACCACATTTTAGCCATGTCATTTCCCACATGAGCATCATCTTGGTTAACCCAGCGTGAACTAGAGGGTTCGGTTCGGGTTTAAAAACAATGCCTATTATGTGGCACTCTAAGCTTCTTTTAgtctttttaaccttttttcattaaatttttttaactgttaCCTAATAGATTAGAGTTAATTATTTTTACTGCTATATCCAATATTGGCTGAGCTTGAAAATTAGACCAAATATaattctctaaaataaaatcactatCTTTTAAAAATGGATCAAATTTACAAAAGGCCCAAGCCTGAACGTTATGACCTAGGTTTGAGCTCCCCACCCACCTGTAGATCAAAGGCTAAAGGGTTTGACCCTCCCCACACATGTGTATATCAAAGCTTAAAGGCAGATCAATGCCTAATGGTCTGACCCTCCCCACCACGTGTGGATCAAAGGCTAGATCAAAGCCTATTTTTACCCACAAActctctttttcctctttgCGTGTAGATGAAACCCAGCCACttataaactctcttcttccttCCCACGTGTAGATGCACACTACAATGACACGTGCCCCTTTACTCAAGTACAAAACATTGACATACAGCAAAATCCTCAATAAAGCTTGGGTGACATGGACTAATAATGCTCTGTGGCACATTTCaatttgtttatagttttttttttttaatataaagttaTTTAGTGGTATGATGAAAGTCTAATACCATAATTAAAACACTATTAgtagaaatatatttatttatagcaAAATATAGAAGAGAGATTTGAATAGACAAATCATAGGCCGGTTATATAATAgcataattaattaaatcaattattcttaaaaaaaataattttaattcctCATTATGACCTATTACTATTGGTgaacatatatatttatggcAAAATATAGAAGAGATATTCAAATAGACAATTGTATGGATACTCAAAGAAGTCAAAAAGACaatattatagataaaataaataaaatatggtgAGCAACTAACTAATAGATATTGACATCTGGAAAAGAGTAACGtgtttaaaactaaataaaataaaaaactcaaaaaaggggagaaaaaaacaaaatatggtgAGCAACTAACTAATAGATATTGACATTTGGAAAAGAGTAACGtgtttaaaatttcaagtgaaattacattttttttttttgaaacatatttgctattagttgaatatatataaaaacaatattatagAAATGACTAATGACATTGCTCTCTATTTTCCCAGTATTATGAAGGAAGCTGAAGCAAAGAAGTTAAGACAATTTGATTGAGATTGATTGATGTAgactttttttccttcaagtttgAATATATCACTTCATTATACATGTAATTAACTTTCTAATCTCAATATATGTAACTTTGCAATTGTTTTATTTGTGATAACTATCACCTTAGATTTCCTATGCTCATGGTTCTTTGTTTGGATTTATTGTAAataacttaaataaaattttctaaagttATTTATTGTCTAAAACCACTATTAGTCATTTCTAGCACCAATTATATCCATACTAGAAGTGCTTCTCAAAAGGCTTTGTTTATGTGAGAGTTTGGATTCAACTTATTCCTACTTATtcctgcgtttgcgtttttgtgtttcttttttttttttttttctttttttttttgcctgtcgttgtttttgacttttcaaccTGTTCACTATACACTTTTCATCCactcatgcactgttcacaacaaaataagcggtggAGTGCACACCAGTGGGTCCCATTTACTGTTCACGAAACCCACAAACATCACTTTTCAGCAacgttttcattaaaaatgggtcccacagcactattcacacatttaaaaattattttgctacagtgttttcagttttcaat
This genomic stretch from Quercus robur chromosome 4, dhQueRobu3.1, whole genome shotgun sequence harbors:
- the LOC126722010 gene encoding exopolygalacturonase-like, which translates into the protein MGENLSIVTISLLLFLASTNAVQVFDIKSYGGQPNADITQALTKAWTAACAVAGSKVVISTGTYKLGLVTLLGPCKGAIEFNLQGTLEAPSDVASFKGKDFWVSFQHIDSLTVSGGGVFDGKGQTAWQKNNCDQDSDCKMLPTSIRFDFVTNSIVSDIQSKDSKAFHINVYGCKSLQIQDVTITAPGNSPNTDGIHIGHSSSITISNAKVGTGDDCISIGDGTQGVTINQVTCGPGHGISVGSLGKYENEQPVSGIRVIGGTLSSTTNGVRIKTWPASTPGTASDIHFENIVMNNVANPILIDQGYCPNGQCSSKSPSKVKISNVSFKNIRGTSSTKEAMKLICSSGVPCQQVVVADIDLAYKGAGGSTTSTCVNVKPAISGKQNPPACTTKQ